A window of Lacibacter sediminis contains these coding sequences:
- a CDS encoding ABC transporter permease, with translation MRTIVKHVLLDLIRNRIIMAYTFFLLAMSFGIFNMDENATKGIMSLMNLVLIFIPLVSIIFSTIYVYNSSEFIELLVAQPLKRKSLWLSIYAGLSLSLVLAFLVGVGIPVLICDGTSTGFTLLLSGVFQTLIFTGIALLASVITRDKAKGIGVSVLLWFFFTLIYDAIVLMLLFRFSDYPLEKPMIALSMLNPVDLSRILILLKLDISALMGYTGAVFSEFFGSASGMLLSGLVLFVWAIVPVWLSMKKFQRKDL, from the coding sequence ATGAGAACCATTGTTAAACATGTATTACTCGATCTTATCCGTAACAGGATCATCATGGCGTATACTTTTTTCTTGCTGGCCATGTCGTTCGGGATTTTTAATATGGATGAAAATGCTACGAAGGGTATCATGAGCCTCATGAACCTGGTACTCATTTTTATTCCGTTGGTGAGTATTATTTTTTCTACCATTTATGTTTATAATTCATCGGAGTTTATTGAGTTGCTGGTCGCACAACCGTTAAAGCGAAAAAGTTTGTGGTTGAGTATCTATGCAGGTTTGTCCTTATCGCTTGTGCTTGCATTTTTGGTTGGCGTGGGTATTCCTGTGTTGATCTGCGATGGTACAAGTACCGGTTTTACACTATTGCTTTCAGGCGTTTTTCAAACATTGATCTTTACCGGAATTGCATTGCTCGCATCAGTTATAACAAGAGATAAAGCAAAAGGGATTGGTGTATCTGTATTGCTATGGTTCTTTTTCACATTGATCTATGATGCAATTGTGCTGATGCTACTCTTCCGTTTCAGTGATTATCCATTGGAGAAACCAATGATTGCATTAAGTATGCTCAACCCGGTTGATCTCTCAAGAATTTTGATCTTATTAAAGCTTGATATTTCTGCACTCATGGGTTATACCGGTGCAGTGTTCAGTGAATTCTTTGGCAGTGCAAGTGGCATGTTGCTCTCGGGACTGGTATTGTTTGTATGGGCCATTGTTCCGGTGTGGTTATCCATGAAAAAATTTCAACGTAAGGATCTTTAA
- a CDS encoding DUF5916 domain-containing protein, translating into MRKSILSFVLTIAALSSLANNEPERSLQASKVVQAPKLDGVLDEAIWQTAPVAENFVVNSPNYGEASAYRTKVYVVYDNNSIYIGAYLYDDPSKVRTQLTARDKESQQDVDYFSVFFDTYNDDQNGFQFLVTSRNVQSDGRLSPNRSSQFGPPSDYSWDAVWESKVTMHEDGWVVEMKIPYFSLRFAKKEKQDWGLNFQRYVRRSNESSYWNNINPNQNGFVNQFGKLSGLENLEPPLRLSFLPYVTAGFRTTPTSKGRVNEFLRNGGMDVKYGVNESFTLDMTLIPDFGQVISDNVINNLSPFEVQFQENRPFFTEGTEIFNKAGLFYSRRVGATPSGYYNARSLGSTDSTRVVSNPGVVQLLNATKFSGRTKQKLGIGVFNAIGAAMFAEIENTNTKQTERIQTEPFTNYNLIVLDQALKGRSSITLTNANVTRNGAGRDANVTGIDLYLFDKTNQYGFQGKFDYSKIMGPNPYSGFKSVASLGKVSGKIQFNLLSNVESDRYDPNDLGFLGVANKVHTTVNISYNQLTPTDKFNSYNFRLTVRHEMLYKPFVFTNIQYNANAFWFFKNFWDVSLGATYQPLWQKSYFELRTPGRYMRQTPWGFLRLNGSTDSRKRLFARLTLGMAESVDIKNDPYIVIHPGMRYRFSDRLSLDIDWSYTDDRGQFGYAFQRETNGEPIIGRRRKTDVTTLVSGIYNFTSRMNVTLRARHYWSRVKYASFYNVSEDGWYIDRAFIPGQNQNFNVWNMDVFYTWDFNYGSRFIVGWKNWLANDFPVDGNRYKNYWGNAGRILMSPQGNEFTARMIFFIDSQKLRRKRNQS; encoded by the coding sequence ATGAGAAAATCGATCCTGTCCTTTGTATTAACGATTGCCGCTTTATCATCGCTTGCCAATAACGAACCGGAACGTTCCCTCCAGGCCAGTAAAGTTGTGCAGGCACCCAAGTTAGATGGGGTGCTGGATGAAGCCATTTGGCAAACAGCTCCTGTTGCCGAAAACTTCGTCGTGAACAGTCCTAACTATGGTGAAGCGTCTGCATATAGAACCAAAGTGTATGTTGTTTACGATAACAATTCTATTTATATCGGTGCATATTTATATGATGATCCTTCAAAAGTGCGAACACAGTTAACGGCACGTGATAAAGAAAGCCAGCAGGACGTCGATTATTTTTCTGTTTTCTTTGACACATACAATGATGATCAGAATGGTTTCCAGTTTTTAGTGACCAGTCGCAATGTGCAAAGTGATGGACGTTTGAGTCCGAATCGTTCTTCGCAGTTTGGTCCACCCAGTGATTACAGTTGGGATGCAGTTTGGGAAAGTAAAGTAACCATGCATGAAGATGGCTGGGTTGTTGAAATGAAGATCCCTTATTTCTCACTTCGTTTTGCCAAAAAAGAAAAACAGGATTGGGGTTTGAATTTTCAACGCTATGTTCGTCGCAGTAATGAAAGTTCTTATTGGAATAATATCAACCCCAATCAAAATGGATTTGTGAACCAGTTCGGCAAACTAAGCGGATTGGAAAATCTTGAACCACCACTTCGCTTATCGTTTCTTCCGTATGTTACAGCTGGCTTTCGAACCACACCCACTTCCAAAGGAAGAGTAAATGAATTTCTCCGCAATGGTGGTATGGATGTGAAATATGGTGTGAACGAAAGCTTCACCTTAGATATGACATTGATTCCCGACTTCGGACAAGTGATCAGTGATAACGTCATCAACAATCTTTCACCTTTTGAAGTACAGTTCCAGGAAAACCGTCCATTCTTTACAGAAGGGACAGAGATATTCAACAAAGCAGGATTATTTTATTCACGAAGAGTAGGAGCAACACCCTCAGGTTATTACAATGCAAGAAGCTTGGGTTCAACTGACAGTACAAGAGTGGTATCAAATCCCGGAGTTGTACAATTGCTCAATGCAACAAAATTCTCCGGCAGAACAAAGCAGAAATTAGGTATTGGTGTGTTCAATGCCATTGGTGCAGCTATGTTCGCTGAAATTGAAAATACCAATACCAAACAGACCGAACGGATACAAACAGAGCCCTTCACGAATTACAATTTAATTGTGCTTGATCAGGCATTGAAAGGTCGTTCTTCTATTACACTTACCAATGCAAACGTAACACGTAACGGTGCTGGAAGAGATGCAAACGTAACAGGCATCGATCTGTACTTGTTTGATAAAACAAATCAATATGGTTTCCAGGGAAAATTTGATTACAGCAAGATCATGGGGCCGAATCCATACAGTGGATTTAAAAGTGTAGCAAGTCTTGGAAAAGTAAGTGGTAAAATTCAATTCAACTTATTGAGCAATGTAGAAAGCGACAGGTATGATCCAAACGATCTGGGATTTCTTGGTGTTGCAAATAAAGTACATACAACAGTAAACATCAGTTATAACCAGTTAACGCCAACTGACAAATTCAACTCTTACAACTTCAGGTTAACCGTACGTCATGAAATGTTGTATAAACCATTTGTGTTTACCAATATTCAGTATAACGCAAATGCCTTTTGGTTCTTTAAAAATTTCTGGGATGTAAGTCTTGGTGCAACGTATCAACCGCTCTGGCAAAAAAGTTATTTTGAATTACGTACACCCGGTCGTTATATGAGACAAACGCCTTGGGGATTCCTTCGTTTAAATGGAAGTACAGATAGCCGTAAGCGTTTGTTTGCAAGGTTAACGCTTGGTATGGCAGAATCGGTTGATATTAAGAACGATCCTTACATTGTTATTCATCCGGGTATGCGTTACCGTTTCAGCGATCGATTAAGTTTAGATATTGATTGGAGTTATACGGATGATCGTGGACAATTTGGTTATGCATTTCAACGTGAAACAAATGGCGAACCCATTATTGGAAGAAGAAGAAAAACAGATGTAACCACACTTGTGAGTGGTATTTATAATTTCACCAGCCGTATGAATGTTACGTTGCGTGCACGGCATTACTGGAGCCGTGTGAAGTATGCAAGCTTTTACAATGTAAGCGAAGATGGCTGGTATATTGATCGTGCATTTATTCCCGGACAGAATCAAAACTTCAACGTATGGAACATGGATGTGTTCTATACCTGGGATTTCAATTATGGCAGTCGTTTTATTGTTGGCTGGAAGAACTGGCTTGCAAATGATTTTCCTGTTGATGGTAACCGTTATAAAAATTACTGGGGTAACGCAGGACGTATATTAATGTCTCCGCAAGGCAATGAATTTACTGCACGTATGATCTTCTTTATTGATTCGCAAAAGTTGAGGAGAAAAAGAAATCAGTCGTAA
- a CDS encoding fasciclin domain-containing protein codes for MKYFSFMAAALLSFTVACNSGTEQASTTTAEPSAANAAGQSAVQDDDSQKDVVKVAIGSKDHTTLVAALKAAEYVDVLSNAGPFTVFAPTNAAFDLLPKGTLDDLVKPENKNTLRDILEYHVYVGVLKDGLMGDDMTYGMANGQSVTIGNKDGKMTVNGANIIATVPASNGIIYVVDAVLLPPKK; via the coding sequence ATGAAGTATTTTTCCTTCATGGCCGCCGCCCTTCTTTCATTTACAGTAGCCTGCAATTCCGGTACCGAACAAGCCAGTACCACAACCGCCGAACCTTCTGCAGCTAATGCAGCCGGTCAATCGGCCGTGCAAGACGATGACTCACAAAAAGATGTGGTAAAAGTTGCCATTGGCAGTAAAGACCACACTACTTTAGTGGCTGCATTAAAAGCCGCAGAATATGTTGATGTGTTGAGCAATGCCGGACCATTTACTGTTTTTGCTCCTACCAACGCTGCATTTGATCTTTTACCAAAAGGCACACTTGATGATTTAGTAAAACCCGAAAACAAAAACACATTGCGTGATATTCTTGAATACCATGTGTATGTTGGTGTGTTGAAAGATGGATTAATGGGTGATGACATGACGTATGGCATGGCAAACGGTCAATCAGTAACCATTGGCAATAAAGATGGAAAAATGACAGTGAATGGTGCAAACATTATTGCTACAGTTCCGGCATCGAATGGAATTATTTATGTGGTTGATGCGGTATTATTGCCTCCAAAAAAATAA
- the pdeM gene encoding ligase-associated DNA damage response endonuclease PdeM — protein MTQQPHRFHLKQQTLWLSPERCMFWEEDKSLIVSDIHLGKSGHFRKAGIGIPQTVFKEDLQRLIAQVQFFKPERLIVVGDFSHSNMNNELKLFEKWRKDLSQLPIHLVKGNHDILGNDWYTSHDITIHHEQLHTAPFTFMHELPADAANFPDDDYVFTGHVHPGIRIGGLGRQSLHFPCFYFARKHAVLPAFGRFTGLYPVRPKKKDKVFAIADKKVLELQ, from the coding sequence ATGACGCAACAACCTCATCGTTTCCATCTCAAACAACAAACGCTCTGGCTCTCGCCGGAACGCTGTATGTTTTGGGAAGAGGATAAGTCGCTGATCGTGTCTGATATTCATTTAGGCAAGAGCGGTCATTTCCGCAAAGCCGGCATTGGCATTCCCCAAACTGTATTTAAAGAAGATCTGCAACGATTAATAGCACAGGTGCAATTCTTTAAACCGGAAAGGTTAATTGTAGTGGGTGATTTTTCGCATAGTAATATGAACAACGAACTAAAGTTATTTGAGAAGTGGCGAAAGGATCTGTCGCAATTGCCTATTCATTTGGTAAAGGGCAATCATGATATTCTTGGTAATGATTGGTACACTTCACATGATATTACCATTCATCATGAGCAACTTCATACTGCTCCTTTTACATTCATGCATGAGTTGCCTGCTGATGCTGCTAATTTCCCGGATGATGATTATGTATTCACAGGACATGTTCACCCTGGTATACGTATCGGCGGATTAGGCAGACAGTCATTACATTTTCCCTGTTTTTATTTTGCCAGGAAACATGCTGTGCTGCCCGCCTTTGGACGTTTCACCGGTTTATATCCTGTTCGTCCAAAGAAAAAAGATAAAGTATTTGCCATTGCCGATAAAAAGGTTCTGGAACTGCAATAA
- a CDS encoding group III truncated hemoglobin, with amino-acid sequence MKKQMENREDVILLVNTFYDKVKPDPLIGFFFNKVVDVQWEKHLPVMYTFWENIIFHTGGYTGNPMRIHMDIHQKSTMKKEHFDRWIQLFNETIDELFEGEKAEQAKQRALSIATVMQINIAQLPKQENIY; translated from the coding sequence ATGAAAAAACAAATGGAAAATCGTGAAGATGTGATCTTGCTGGTGAATACATTTTATGATAAAGTAAAACCCGATCCTTTGATTGGTTTTTTCTTTAATAAAGTTGTGGATGTGCAGTGGGAGAAACATTTACCGGTGATGTACACGTTCTGGGAGAATATCATTTTTCATACCGGCGGTTACACAGGTAATCCCATGCGAATACACATGGATATTCACCAGAAATCAACGATGAAGAAAGAACATTTTGATCGCTGGATACAATTGTTCAACGAAACAATTGATGAGCTGTTTGAAGGGGAGAAAGCAGAGCAGGCAAAACAACGTGCCTTATCTATTGCAACTGTTATGCAGATCAATATTGCACAACTTCCCAAGCAGGAAAATATTTATTAA
- a CDS encoding ABC transporter ATP-binding protein, with translation MIIASNVTKTFGKLKALDNVSVTCNRGQTIALIGPNGSGKTTLIKSILGMVVPDSGFITFDQHNILHNWMYRERIGYMPQIGRYPDNMTIAQVFTMMRDIRKNPAATDEELISEFGLNEMMQKKMRTLSGGTRQKVSAALAFLFNPDVLILDEPTAGLDPVASEVLKQKIIREKQKGKLILITSHILSELDDVVSEIIYMQDGKLQFHKSLEQLQEDTGEMKLAKAFAQIMK, from the coding sequence ATGATCATCGCCAGTAACGTTACAAAAACATTCGGCAAATTAAAAGCGCTCGACAATGTGAGTGTCACCTGCAACCGTGGGCAAACCATTGCGTTGATCGGTCCTAACGGCAGTGGTAAAACAACATTAATCAAATCAATTCTCGGAATGGTGGTGCCCGATAGTGGCTTTATCACGTTCGATCAACATAATATTCTGCACAACTGGATGTATCGTGAACGCATAGGATATATGCCGCAGATCGGTCGCTATCCAGATAACATGACCATTGCCCAGGTATTTACGATGATGCGTGACATTCGCAAAAATCCAGCAGCAACAGATGAAGAACTTATCAGTGAATTTGGATTAAACGAAATGATGCAGAAAAAAATGCGGACACTCAGTGGAGGCACAAGACAAAAAGTAAGTGCAGCGCTTGCATTCTTATTCAACCCCGATGTGTTGATCCTTGACGAACCAACTGCAGGTCTTGATCCTGTGGCATCGGAAGTACTGAAACAAAAGATCATCAGGGAAAAACAAAAAGGGAAACTCATTCTCATTACATCGCACATATTAAGCGAGCTTGATGATGTGGTGAGTGAAATTATTTATATGCAGGATGGCAAATTACAGTTTCATAAATCGCTTGAACAATTACAGGAAGATACAGGTGAAATGAAATTAGCCAAGGCCTTTGCACAAATCATGAAATAA
- a CDS encoding histone deacetylase family protein, with the protein MLKYELIPEQLLHEGSIAQHNLFTPELCTDEIVLLTHTEEYLTKLKEQTLSAKEQRHIGFPQSLALTERELIITQGTIDCCTYAIENGVAMNVAGGTHHAFADRGEGFCLLNDFATAANYLLHQQKTKQILIVDLDVHQGNGTAKLFEQNEKVFTFSMHGAHNYPFHKETSDLDIGLKDGTDDSIYLPLLKNTLDMLINKVKPEFVFYLSGVDILETDKFGKLKVSMQGCKQRDEIVFSKLQKHNIPCTVAMGGGYSADVKIIVEAHCNTFRVAKDVFGLN; encoded by the coding sequence ATGTTAAAATATGAATTGATACCTGAGCAATTGCTGCATGAAGGAAGTATTGCACAACATAATTTATTTACACCTGAATTATGTACGGATGAAATTGTTTTGCTGACGCATACGGAAGAATATCTTACCAAACTGAAAGAACAAACGCTTTCAGCAAAAGAGCAGCGACATATCGGCTTTCCTCAATCACTTGCATTAACCGAACGTGAATTGATCATCACTCAAGGAACAATTGATTGCTGCACCTATGCAATCGAGAACGGAGTTGCAATGAATGTTGCGGGTGGAACTCATCATGCGTTCGCTGACCGTGGTGAAGGATTTTGTTTGCTGAATGATTTTGCAACAGCAGCCAATTATTTACTCCATCAGCAAAAAACAAAACAAATTCTGATTGTTGATCTTGATGTACACCAGGGAAATGGTACAGCGAAATTGTTTGAACAGAATGAAAAGGTATTTACGTTCAGTATGCATGGCGCACACAATTATCCTTTTCACAAAGAAACGAGTGATCTTGACATTGGGTTGAAAGATGGAACGGATGACAGCATTTATCTTCCATTGCTGAAGAACACACTCGATATGCTCATCAACAAAGTGAAACCTGAGTTTGTGTTTTACTTATCCGGTGTTGATATTCTTGAGACCGATAAATTCGGCAAACTGAAAGTGAGCATGCAAGGTTGTAAACAACGGGATGAAATAGTATTCAGTAAACTGCAAAAGCACAACATCCCCTGCACAGTTGCAATGGGCGGCGGTTATTCAGCCGATGTAAAAATTATTGTGGAAGCACATTGTAACACGTTTCGTGTGGCGAAAGATGTGTTTGGATTGAATTAA
- a CDS encoding DUF6728 family protein: protein MGILRQVAEYLYIKKPDPNQEKTQWMKYMHGINRISIFVFLFAMMVLLVRWVILPLFK from the coding sequence ATGGGTATCCTTCGCCAGGTAGCAGAATATTTATACATTAAGAAGCCTGATCCTAATCAGGAAAAAACGCAGTGGATGAAATACATGCATGGTATTAACCGCATTTCCATTTTTGTATTTCTGTTTGCAATGATGGTTTTGCTGGTACGTTGGGTAATTCTTCCTCTGTTTAAATAA
- a CDS encoding cupin domain-containing protein, which produces MHLGNLADQIRFGKTTKTSVYKDERMNVMLLNLPEGEVLKPHVSKTDAFLVVQKGECEFTLEGQSHHLKRGDLFSFKANQVHALKALTDFSMLIIK; this is translated from the coding sequence ATGCATTTAGGAAATCTAGCAGACCAGATCCGATTTGGTAAAACAACAAAAACATCTGTTTATAAAGATGAGCGCATGAATGTGATGTTGCTCAACCTGCCCGAAGGTGAAGTATTAAAACCACATGTTTCAAAAACAGATGCATTTCTTGTAGTGCAGAAGGGAGAATGTGAATTTACACTTGAAGGACAGTCGCATCATTTAAAACGTGGCGATCTGTTTTCATTTAAAGCAAACCAGGTACATGCATTGAAAGCCCTCACTGATTTCAGTATGCTCATTATAAAATAG
- the lpxB gene encoding lipid-A-disaccharide synthase has translation MNYYIIAGEASGDLHGSNLIKELHKHDTTANIRCWGGEKMQAAGATLVKHYRDLAFMGFVEVIKNLRTIFNNLSFCKEDILEHRPDVLVLIDYPGFNLRIAKWAKEENIKVVYYISPQVWAWKENRVKMMKQCIDRMLVILPFEKDYYKQKWNWEVEYVGHPLIEEVERSKKESIMLQPGIPIDANKQIIALLPGSRKQEILKKLPVMLEVSRQFSNYQFIVAKAPGLDASFYNELLKSYENVSYVNNQTYALLQQSTAALVTSGTATLETALFEVPEVVCYKGNEISYQIAKRLVNIKYISLVNLIMDKEVVKELIQHEMNATNLSNELQLILPGSAKREQLQLDYKQLKEKLQAGGHASLKAAKSIVDFLQQ, from the coding sequence ATGAATTACTATATCATAGCAGGAGAAGCAAGCGGCGATTTACATGGAAGTAATTTGATTAAAGAATTGCATAAGCATGATACAACAGCTAATATCCGTTGCTGGGGGGGTGAAAAAATGCAGGCCGCCGGCGCAACTTTGGTGAAACATTACCGTGATCTTGCCTTTATGGGTTTTGTGGAAGTGATCAAAAACTTACGCACTATTTTCAACAACCTCTCTTTTTGCAAAGAAGATATACTGGAACATCGCCCTGATGTACTGGTGTTGATCGATTATCCCGGTTTTAATTTACGCATTGCCAAATGGGCAAAAGAAGAAAACATAAAAGTTGTTTACTACATCTCACCACAGGTATGGGCATGGAAAGAAAACAGGGTGAAGATGATGAAGCAATGCATCGATCGTATGCTGGTGATCCTCCCGTTTGAAAAAGATTATTACAAACAGAAATGGAATTGGGAAGTAGAATATGTTGGTCATCCGTTGATCGAAGAAGTGGAGCGATCGAAAAAAGAATCGATCATGTTGCAACCGGGTATACCAATTGATGCAAATAAACAGATCATTGCATTACTACCCGGCAGCCGCAAACAGGAGATCTTAAAAAAATTACCTGTGATGCTGGAAGTGAGCAGGCAGTTCAGCAATTATCAATTTATAGTTGCCAAAGCACCGGGACTTGATGCATCTTTTTACAATGAATTGTTAAAGTCGTATGAAAACGTATCATACGTCAATAACCAAACCTATGCTTTGTTGCAACAATCAACAGCCGCATTGGTAACATCGGGCACAGCAACATTAGAAACTGCTTTGTTTGAAGTACCGGAAGTAGTTTGTTACAAAGGCAACGAGATCAGTTACCAGATCGCTAAACGATTAGTGAACATCAAATACATTTCATTGGTAAACCTTATCATGGATAAAGAAGTGGTGAAAGAGTTGATACAGCATGAAATGAATGCAACCAATCTCAGCAACGAATTACAACTCATCTTACCCGGTTCTGCAAAACGGGAACAACTGCAACTCGATTATAAACAGCTGAAAGAAAAGTTACAAGCAGGTGGTCATGCTTCGTTGAAAGCAGCTAAATCGATCGTTGATTTTTTACAGCAGTAA
- a CDS encoding XRE family transcriptional regulator — MAVANQNLKYLRKLRGWTQEEFAQKIGIKRSLVGAYEEERAEPNYEVLETVSDLFKVSIDDLLRKDLSESKGSYLAKRRQLKMIAETNVIHFVPVKAAAGYLNGYADPEFLDELNTFTLPMLAGGTYRAFEIVGDSMLPTPSGSVIVGEKVHNLDDVKNNNAYIILSKSEGVVYKRVLKSNRTKNKLTLVSDNPVYQPYQVNAEDVLEFWSAQMVLSRVNQGQRWDVTNLASLVSNLQDQVNNLKKKMN; from the coding sequence ATGGCCGTTGCCAATCAAAACCTCAAATACCTGCGTAAATTGCGTGGATGGACACAGGAAGAATTTGCACAAAAGATCGGCATTAAACGTTCCCTCGTTGGGGCGTATGAAGAAGAGCGTGCCGAGCCTAATTATGAAGTGCTGGAAACTGTGAGCGATCTGTTCAAAGTAAGCATTGATGACTTATTGCGTAAAGATCTCAGCGAATCAAAAGGTTCCTACCTCGCCAAGCGTCGCCAATTAAAGATGATCGCTGAAACAAATGTCATTCATTTTGTGCCCGTAAAAGCTGCGGCCGGTTACCTGAATGGATATGCCGATCCTGAATTTCTGGATGAACTGAACACCTTCACTTTACCTATGCTGGCAGGCGGAACCTATCGTGCCTTTGAAATTGTGGGTGATAGTATGTTGCCGACACCAAGCGGCAGTGTGATCGTGGGAGAGAAAGTGCATAATCTCGACGATGTAAAAAATAACAATGCGTACATCATCCTTAGTAAATCAGAAGGGGTTGTTTATAAGCGTGTGCTGAAGAGTAACCGCACTAAGAATAAGCTCACGTTGGTGAGTGATAATCCTGTTTACCAGCCCTACCAAGTAAATGCCGAAGATGTACTCGAATTCTGGAGTGCTCAAATGGTATTGAGCCGTGTAAACCAGGGACAGCGTTGGGATGTAACAAATCTTGCATCACTGGTGAGTAACCTTCAGGATCAGGTGAATAACCTTAAAAAGAAAATGAATTAA
- the surE gene encoding 5'/3'-nucleotidase SurE, with protein sequence MAKSTKKKEQPIILITNDDGVTAPGIRSLVEAVKDLGKIVVVAPDKPQSGMGHAITIGFPLRLQKVHLMDDVEAWQCSGTPVDCVKLAVDKILHRKPDLCLSGINHGANHSINVIYSGTMSAAIEASIESIPSVGFSLLNYSMEADFSGAKKYARLIVEQLLKRKQDKHLCLNVNFPSIDESLIKGVKVCRQAYAKYVEDFNERKDPSGKNYYWLTGEFKNFDKGKDTDVWALEHNFVSVVPVQFDLTNYKLKKELETKLKF encoded by the coding sequence ATGGCGAAGAGCACAAAAAAGAAAGAACAACCCATCATCCTTATCACCAACGACGATGGTGTTACAGCACCGGGCATCCGCAGCCTGGTGGAAGCCGTAAAAGATCTAGGAAAAATTGTGGTAGTAGCTCCCGATAAACCGCAGAGCGGAATGGGCCACGCCATCACCATTGGTTTTCCGTTGCGTTTACAAAAAGTGCATTTAATGGACGATGTAGAAGCCTGGCAATGCAGCGGCACACCGGTTGATTGCGTAAAGCTGGCGGTTGACAAAATACTGCACCGCAAACCCGATCTCTGTCTCAGCGGTATTAATCACGGTGCCAATCACAGTATAAATGTAATTTACAGCGGTACTATGAGTGCAGCCATTGAAGCAAGTATTGAAAGTATTCCCTCAGTTGGATTCTCGTTACTTAATTATAGTATGGAAGCTGATTTCAGCGGTGCAAAAAAATATGCCCGTCTTATTGTTGAGCAACTGCTGAAACGTAAACAGGATAAACATCTTTGCCTGAACGTTAATTTTCCGAGTATTGATGAGAGTTTGATCAAGGGTGTAAAGGTTTGTCGCCAGGCTTATGCCAAGTATGTGGAAGATTTTAATGAGCGGAAAGATCCGTCAGGAAAGAATTATTACTGGCTCACAGGCGAGTTTAAAAACTTCGATAAAGGAAAAGATACCGATGTTTGGGCCCTTGAACACAATTTTGTGAGTGTAGTTCCCGTTCAATTCGACCTGACAAATTATAAACTCAAAAAAGAATTAGAAACCAAACTGAAATTCTGA